From Chloracidobacterium thermophilum B:
AAAGCTACCGGCAAGTGGCCGAAGCCCAAGGTTGGTGGCACTGCCGGGAAGTTGCCGCGCGGACGCTGACCGAGACCTTTGCCCGTGATTCCTATGAGAACCTGCGCTTTGGTCTGTGGCGCTTCTACGATGCCTTGGGTGCGTGGCCGGCCGAAGTCTTCGTGGTTGGCTGGGCGTTCAAGCAGCAGCGGTTTCAGTGGCATGCCGCCGCCTTGGGCTGGCCCGCAGAGCGGTTTCACTACATAGGCGTCAACAATCCGCCGGACTTGGCTGCGGCCCAGGCTGGCGAATCACAGGCACTCCGCGATTTCCTGGCCGACCCCCACGGTCGGCAGGGGCGGCTGTCCGCCAAACGCCACGCCCGCAATCCATTCGGGCGTCAGCCGCCGGCGCACTGGCAGTCCCTGCTCCCTCATTAGGCCGGCTCCTGGAGAAGTTTTTTGACCTTGCGCTCAAAAATGCCTTCGTTGATGCCGCCGGTAACGGTGTCCCGGATGTTGCCACGCCGGTCAATAAAGACGGTGTAGGGAATGGAGTTGCCAATTCCGAAGCGGGCCGCCGTGGTGCTGTCCGCCATGCCGATGGGGTAGCTGATTTGGCGCTTGGCAAGAAATTCCTTGACGACCTTCGGCCCTTCCTGATCGACCGAAAGGCCGATGATTTCAAGGCCGTCGCCTTTGAGACGACGGTAGGTGGCATCGAAGCCGGGCATTTCGGCAACGCAGGGCGGGCACCAGGTGGCCCAGAAGTTGACGACCACGACCTTTCCACGGTGGGCGCTCAAGTCGAATTTGCCGGCGTTGAAGGTTTCGACGCTAAAGTTGGGCGCAGCCCGCGCGGTTTCCGGTGCCGGCGAAGAAGAAGCCGTTTTGGACGGCGCACCCGATGAAGATGGAGACGGTGAATCCGTCGGCGTGGACTGACAGGCCAGCCCCAGCGTGGTGCCAAGAACCAACACCAGGGTGAGACCATAACGTGGGGTGGGCGTGGACATTGTCATAGATGCTCCAGCATGGTGAAATCCCAGGCAGTCATCATGCGTGAATGTCACCTTCAAGACAACTTGCTTGCTACCGGTCAGACCTTTAGGTAGCGTCAACCTACGCTCAGCGCCGCTCATTGCCAGCACCACGCACTGGTGAAAATGCCATGGGGTTCGTTCCGCTTATTCTGGTCGTCATCGTGCTCCTGCCCTTGGTGTGGCTGGAGTTGCGGCGCTACGGCCAGGCGCGGCTGGATGGCAAGGTGTCCGACGCAATGCGGGCGCGGCTGGGCCGCCGGTTGCTGAGCGCCGGTTTGCTGGTTGTCGTCACGGCGCTGGTGGGGTTTGGGCTTGAGTTCCGTACGCTGTTTCAGCCTTCCCAACTGGTGGGCTACTTTCTCATCTGCGGATTGCTGCTGTGTCTGCTCGTGGGCACGATGATCTACGACATCCGTGCCGTGGTGCGCCAGTCACTGCTGGAATTTCACGACCGGGACGCCGAAGCCGCACGTTTCCAGGCGTTTATGGCGCGGGATGCCAGCCTGCCCCACGAACTGTTCCAAAAGGGCAAAGCGGGCGGAGGAGAGCCAGGGCGAACCCGCAAGCCATTGGGCTGAACCTTAGAAAGTACACTGCCATGAGTGAAACCATTGCCATGATACCCCCGCCGCCGCCCAGTGATCCGTTGATTGGACGAACGATTGCCGGGCGTTTCCGGGTCATCAGCAAGCTCGGCGAAGGCGGGATGGGGGCGGTGTACAAGGCGGAGCAGCTCAAGGTCAATCGCCTGTGCGCCATCAAAATTCTCAGTGCTTCCTTTGCTGCCGACCCCGACGCCCTGGCCCGCTTCAACCGCGAGGCGCAGATGTCGAGCGCTTTGAATCATCCCCACGCCGTGACGATTTACGACTATGGGGACGACAACGGCCTGCATTACCTCGCCATGGAGTTTGTCGAAGGCGAAACGTTGTCGTCCGTGCTGCGGCGGGAGGGGCCGCTGCCACTGGCGCGAACCCTGGCGATTGCCCGGCAGGCCTGTGCCGCCCTGGATGCTGCCCACCGCATGAATATCGTGCACCGCGACCTCAAGCCGGACAACATCATGCTGTCCTGCCGCGACGATGGCGATTGGGTGAAAATACTCGACTTTGGGATTGCCAAAATGGCCGGCGACGCCCCGCAGCGCGGGCAGGATTTGACTCAGGCCGGATTTGTGGTAGGGACGCCACTCTACATGTCGCCGGAGCAGTTGGCCGGCGAGCGGCTCGATCCCCGGTCAGACATCTACAGCCTGGCCATCATCATTTACCAGATGTTGACGGGGCAGTTGCCCTTTGCCGGCGACAACATGCAGTCCGTCATGGTCAAGCGGCTGACGGAAGACCCGCTGCCGGTGTGGAAGGTCAACCCCCGCGTGGCGATTCCTCCCGGTGTCGAGGCGGCCCTGATGCGCGCCCTGCAGCGCCACCGTGACCGCCGGACACCCACCGTGCGGGATTTCATCGGCGAGCTGGAAGCCGGATGTGCTGCGCCCGGTGTGGCTGCCCCTGGAGCAACGCAGGCGCAGCCGGCCGCCGGGAGTACATCACCTTTCGCGCCGGGCACCTCTCCCTTTCCGGGTGAGGAAGCCTATCAAACGACCCCAAGTGCTGCTCCGCCGGCTGCCACGCCGTCTCCCAAGTGGGGGGCTACGGAACGCGCGGCTCCGTTGCCAACCGTGGCAGCCGGTCCGCCGCCGGTTGGGGGATCAGTCAGGCAACCGGATGCGGCCGCCGGGCAGGTACCACCGCCGCCGTACCCGGCCGCTCCGCACGCCTACCCTCCGCCGGGGTATCCGCCGGCGCAGGCCGGTTTTCCTTCTGCGGCGCCAGCAGCCAAATCAGGCGGTGGGGTCGGCATGATTCTGGCGGTAGTGGCCTTTGTCGGGGTGCTTCTTCTGGGGGGTGGGGTGCTGGGGGCCTATTTCTTTCTGTGGCCCCGCGATAATGGGCAACAGACGCGGGACGACACGCCGCCCCGACGGAATGGGTCAGCCCAGGAGCCGCCCAAGCCGTCTCCTGTTGAGGCGTCTGGTAGTGGTGCGCCGTCCAATGCAGCCAAGGAAGCCTTTGCCAGTGGGGTGCAGGCACTTGCCCAGAAAGACTATGCCACGGCCGAACGTCATTTCCGCACGGCGCTCGACGCCTCTCCCGGATTCGGGAAAGCGCATCTCAACCTTGGCATTGCTCTGTATCATCAGCGGAAGTTCGACGCGGCACTCGACCACCTCGCCCAGGCGGCGCGTCTGTGTGATGACGAAGCCTGCAAGAACTTCGCCTGGAACTACCGTGGGCGCCTGCACTGGGAGCAACGCGAGTACACGCTGGCCGAAGATGATTTCCGGCAGGCCATTGCCCACGATGCCACCGATCTGTCGTCGCTGGCGTTTCGCGGCTTTATGCTGCGGCTGGACGGGCGGACGGCCGCAGCCAACGAACTGTTTGACCAGGTGCTGGCGCGCAGTCAGGACGAAAACCTGAAGTCGGTCGTCCGGCGGTGCAAAGGCGCGGCGCTGCCGCCGGCGACCGCTTCCGATGCCGGGATTGGCCCAGGTCAGTAGCGGTTTCAACGCGCCACAGCCCCATGACGCCCACCATCATCATTCTGGATGATGAAAGTTCGGTTGCCTTCACCGTCGCCCACGCCATTGCGGCTCTGGGGTGGAATCCGGTGGTATGTCCGCTGTCGCTGACGGATGCCACCTGGCTAAATGAACTGGCGCCGACGCATATCGTCCTCGTCACCGGCCAGGCTCCGGCGGTATCCCAACCAGTCATAGACATGCTCGTGGCCGCACGGCTGGGGCGCACACCCTTGCTTGGAATTGGCCAGGGGGGGTTGTCCCTGGGAGTGGCGCTGGGGCTTTCGGTGCCACCGGAGCGCCCGGTGAGTCCGGGACTGGTCGAGGTCTGCCACGATGGTTGTCTGGCGTTTGGCAATCTCAAATACCGCTTTCGCGCCTGGGTGCCCCGTCTTCCGCGTCTGGGGTCAGAGAACCTGCCGGAGGCGCTGGAGATGACAGCCGCGACGCCAACCGGCACGCTGCTTGGCTTCCGTCACCGAACGCACCCCTGTGAAGGGGTTTTGTTTCACCCGGAGTCAAGCGGTACGCCGGATGGACTCCAGTGGTTTGCCAATGTGTTTGGCGTCCGCTCGTGATGCCGGTCAGCGGCGGCCCGCGCCGCAGCCAGCAGGTGCGCCATCGTCCGGCTGGCATAGCCGGTGAGGGCAAAGTCTGTGCCGACCGGCTCGATGGTGCCATCCGTCAGGTTCAGGGTTTCTTCGAGCGTGGTCGCACCCTGCCCTCCGATGGCATTCAGTCCGCCGCCGCCAATGATGCGCGGCGCAAGAAAGCAGGTGACTTTGTCAACCAGGCGGGCATCCACAAAGGCTCCGGCCAGCGTGCTGCCACCTTCGACAAGCAGGCTGGCAATACCCTCGGCGAAAAGCCGATTCAGCGCCGCCGGCAGGTGTGGACGGCCATGCTCATCGGCTTCCACGTAAAAAACACGGACGCCGTGCTGTTCGAGCCGGGACAGGTCTTCCAGCCGCTGTGGGGAAGCAACAGTGACCAGCCAGGTTGGACATACCTGGGCCGTCTGGACGACATGCGCCGTCACGGGAAGGCGTACCCGCGCTGAATCAAACACGACCCGGACGAGCGGGCGGTGGCGGTACTGTCCGGTACGGTCCGTAAGCTGCGGGTTGTCGGCCAGAACCGTACCCGTGCCGACCGCAATGGCATCGTAGCCATGCCGTAGCGCCTGCCCGGCCGCGCGTGCTGCGGCACCTGTAATCCACTGGGAAGCGCCGGTGTGGGTGGCGATGCGGCCATCGAGACTCGTGGCCAGTTTGAGATGTACGAACGGGCGCTGTTCGAGCTGATTGATGAGGAAGACTTCATTGAGCCGGGTGCCTTCCACGGGAAGCACGTCCGTCAGCACTTCGATGCCGGCTGCGCACAGCCGGGCAAAGCCGCGTCCGTTGACCTGTGGGTTGGGGTCACGGATGCTGGCTACGACGCGCTTGATCCCGGCCGCAATGATGGCTTCGGTGCAGGGTGGGGTGCGTCCGTAGTGAGAGCAGGGTTCGAGATTGACATACAAGGTTGCACCCTGAGCCAAAGAGCCGGCTTCACGCAGCGCCCAGACCTCGGCGTGGGTGGGTTCCGGTTCATGATAAAAACCGCGTCCCACAATGACCCCGTCGCGGACGACGAGGGAGCCAACCAGCGGGCGGGGGCTGACCCGCCCCCGTCCCTGCTCGGCAAGGCGTAAAGTTTCACGCATCAGGGCTTCATGCTGTGTCATACCGGTTCTGTCACGTCCGGCGTTGAGCCACGTCATGGGTCTTATGGAAGCACAAAGCGGACAGGGGATGCACGACACTACAGCTTGTGCTGTGGTGGTATCGGTCGGCCGGGGGTCGGCATTCACTGTCGCCGAACCATCTCCAGACACAAAGTGTGGTATAGTGCGTGCCAGAAACGGCATCGTCCGGTCTCCTGACGGCAAAGCTGGCACCCAAGTACATTCTGAGGTGAATCATTCGGTTCGTTTTCCTTTCTTGCTTTCGTTGGGTCTCTGCCTTGCTCCCGGAGAAAGGCGCAGTTGCACAGAGAACACTGGGAAGGATTACGTATGTCGCAGTCACTGCCGCCGTCCAACGAGCCTCTGACGGACTTGCTGGTGACGCTCTCTCCGTTCACTCTCCTTCAGAGCTTGTCCCACGAGTTGCGTGCCCCACTTGCGGCAATTTTGGGCTGGACGGAGTGGTTCGCCGAGGGAATCACCGATGCGCAGCAACAACAGGAAGGCATCCGGCATATCCGGTCGGCGGCGGGAAAAATGCTGCAACTTCTCGATGACTACAGTGAACTGGCCCGGTTTGGGGAAGCCGAGGGGCTGGCACCGGCCTCTACGGACTTGCTGGAGACACTGCACCGTATCGGCCATGGCCTGGAGTTGGTGGCCCAGCCGCGACAGCAATCACTCGTGATTGAGGCGGAAGAGCAGGCTCCCGCTGTGACGGTCTCCCCGGCCGTGCGGCAGGCCCTGTGGCTGGTCCTGCGGTATGCCCTTCAGGTGTTGCCGGAAGCGGCCGTGGTGAGAGTGCACTTCAATGCGGCTGGTCAGTTGAGGGTGGAAAGTGCCCAGACGCCGGATGCAAACACCAAGATGGGGGGACTGAAACTGGCACGGCTTCTCATCGCACGTGAAGGAGGAGCGCTGGCCATCGAGCCACGTGATGCCGGGATGAGCATCCTGATTCAACTGCCTGCTCCGGGCCTGACCACTGTGCCGACCCCAACGACGTTGACCAGTCCAGTTGGCGGCGTGGATAAAGGCTCAGCACCGGCCACGAAGGCCAAAAAGGTACTTGTCATAGATGATGATGAAAACCTGCTGAAGCTGCTGGGGGCCGTTGTCAGCGCTGCCGGATATTGCCCCTACCTGGCGACGAGCGGGGTGCGCGGCCTCGAAACGGCCCGGGCCACGAAGCCGGATGTCGTGCTGCTCGATATTGGCATGCCGGGCATGGATGGCTTTGCCACATTCAACATACTGCGTGCCGAGCCGGAGTTGGCCAGATCGAAAATCGTGGCGCTGACGGCCTACACGGGCGCGGCCGAACGGGAACGGATTGCGCTCCACGGCTTTGATGGCTTCATTCCCAAGCCATTCCGGCGCGAGCAGTTGATCCAGGTGCTTTCAGAACTGTCAATCTGAACAAGGGGAACAGCGCATGTCCAGGACACGTCCAATGGTGCTTGAGGCTGCCGAGTTGGAAAAACAGCTCGGTGATTTGCCGGCCTGGCAGTGTCAGTCCGGTCGTCTGGTGCGGACACTGACCTTTCGCAACTTTGCGGATGCCTTGGATTTCGTCAACCGGGTCGGAAAACTGGCTGAAGAAGCCAATCACCACCCGGATATCCTGCTGCACAACTGGAACCAGGTCACGCTGACGCTCTGGACGCACGACGCGGGCGGGCTGACCCTGCTGGATGTGAACCTGGCCCACAAAATTGATGCCGTTGCCAGCTAGGGCGCGAATAGCCCAGGGCCCACGAGTAGTGTAGTGGCTGCCGCTTACCCAGGTGAGGGCTGGCGCACGCTGTGTATCAGGCGTTCAGCCGCAGCCAGACCACTGAGAAACGCCGCCTCGACCCGCCCGCCAATCAGATAGTCGCCACAGAGATCAAGGTTGAAGTCCGCGACGGCCGTTGCCACATCCGGGTTGGGCAGGCATACCGCCGGGTTGGCATAGCGCCACTGTTTGATGTTCACCCACCGGAGCGTCGGCAGGTCAATCTGGAAGTACTCACTCAGTGCGCTTGCCAGAACCTGGATGACCATTCCTTCCGGCTGGTCAAGCAGGCTGTGGCTTGCGTCCGGGCCAAACTGGGCGATGACAATACTGTTTCCGTCAGGCACCCGGTACGGCGCCAGCCGGTCGAGCCAGGCCAGCCAGCCAATGGGAGCCTCCCTGGATGTGGCTCGCAGCGCGCCCACGCCGGGGTAGGCCGTACTGGGTGGCGCACCCCAGACTACGGTGACACAAGGGTGATACGTCACCGCTTCAAGGGCTGTTTGCAAGGTGGTGAAAGGGGCTGGAAGAGGCTGGCTGCGCGCCAGAAGCTGGGCGGCCTGTGGTGCTGGAAGCGCCAGGATGACCCAGTCGGCCGAGCGGATGCCACCCAGGGTCGTGTTGTCTCCACGGGTGTGAATGCTCCAGCGGCGCAGCGTCGCGTCCCAGGCGATGGCTTCGACAAAGCATTCCCGGACGACCCGCGACTCGCCTATCCGCGCCACAATGGCCTTGGCCAGAGTGGTCATCCCGGAGCGAAACACATAGCGGTGTGGAAAACCGGGAATGGCACTGACTTCGGGCTGACTGGCGTCCGCCAGAGCCGCGGCCAGGTCGTGAAAGGGGTAACTCACGACCGGGGCCGCCAGAGGTGCCATGGCTTCAGTGACGCCGACTTCGTGCAGAAAATCGGCAAAGGCAGTCGTCTTGACCGTGAAGTACTGTGCTCCGTGGTCGAAAGAGGTGTCCTCGTGGCGACGGGTGGCCATGCGTCCACCCAGCGCGCGGCTTTTCTCCAAAACTTCACAGTTGAAGCCATGCCGCGTCAGAGTGTAAGCCGCTGTAAGTCCAGCCAGGCCCGCGCCAATGATGGTGACGTCCATGACGATTCAGAAGACCGGACGCGCAGTGTCGCGCGTCCGTTTGTTCAGGAAGCCAGTCCCTGGTTTGACGCCTAGCTCGGCGGCGTGCCGCCGTGCCACTGGAGATTGCGCCCGTAAGCATCCATGATCATCTGCGCGGCACGAAAACCGGACAGCGTGGCCCCTTCCATACTCGGTGTGTACCCGTGGTGGGTAAAGTCGCCGCAGAGAAAGAAATTCTCAATGGGCGTTTTCTGGGACGGGCGGCGGCTTTCCGCGCCCGGTTCACAACGATACAGCGCCTGGGGAATCCGCACCACGGTGCTTTTGACGAGATTCGCCTGGGCGACTTCCGGGAAGAGTTCGGTGAGGTCGTCGAGGCACAGGCGGACGATTTCACCATCGTCGAGGTGGAAGAGGTCCTTGGCCGGGGCGACGATCATTTCAATCAGACACACATCATCGGCATAGCCTGGACTCGTGACCGACAGGTTGACGACGAGCGACATCACCGTTCCGATGGCGAATACGGCGTTGTCGAGGGCAATCACCTGGCGGTCAAAGCGAAGCTGGACGGTGATGACCGGGATTTCTTCAACCTGCCAGAGCCGCGAAAAGAAGGGATAACTCCAGGCCTGACCCGGCAGGACCTCCCGCAGCGCGTGCAGTTCCATGGCCGAGACATAGACATCAGCCGTGAGGTATTCACCGTTGGTCAGTTCCAGCCCCAGCGCACGGGGAGCGTCGTTTGAGAAGTCAATCCGCGCCAGCCGGGTATTCGTACGAATGCGGGCTCCACGTTTTTCGAGATAGGCCTGGATAGGTTGAAAGAGCCGCTGGCAGGGGTCGCCATCGAGAAAGCCGATGCGCGTGGCGTTGAACCCCTGGGCAATTGAGGCCATCTGGAAAATGATGACCCGCGCCGAAACTTCATCGGGACGCAGGAAACTGACCGTCCGTGACAGCGGATCGAAAAACCGTCCGATGGCTTCCCGGTTGACGCCCAGGTTGGCTGCCCAGTCGCTGAAGTTTTTGACATCCTGGTTTTCGATGAAGTTCTTGTCGCCAGTAAAGGCCGGTAGCAGACCCGTCAGCAGCTTGAGTTTGTCGCCGAAGCCGAGCAGGTCGCTGCCAATCATCGAACGCAGAATTTCGACGGGTCCGGCCGAGGGCGAAAAAGAGATGTTGGAGATTTTTCCGCCCTTGCTGGCATACACCAGTTGCTGCTTCTTCCACTTGATGCGGTCGGCAATGCCCACCCGCTCCATAAGGGCGATGAGGGATTTGTAGCTGCCCCGGATGACATGCGGGGCCGTTTCAACCCAGTCGCCGTCTTTGTCCAGCCAGGAGGAGACCCGTCCACCCAGCACCGGACGCTTCTCCAGCACTTCCACTTCGTAGCCGTTATCGGCCAATTCAACGGCACACGCCAGTCCTGCCAGGCCAGCGCCAATGACAATGACTTTCATAAGGCAAACAATCCAGTGACAGCAGTCCTGTCTGGCACGCCAGGGGGCATGGCCCTGCCCTGCCAGGACTGCGCTCAACGATACGCGCAATGCAGCCCGCTAAGCTAGTGATTTTCGCCGGCCGCGAATGCGAGCTTCTGAACGCTTCGAGTTGCGCCCGTTGACCTGTCGGCGCGGGCAAGGTAAACACATACCCGG
This genomic window contains:
- the ribD gene encoding bifunctional diaminohydroxyphosphoribosylaminopyrimidine deaminase/5-amino-6-(5-phosphoribosylamino)uracil reductase RibD, which gives rise to MTQHEALMRETLRLAEQGRGRVSPRPLVGSLVVRDGVIVGRGFYHEPEPTHAEVWALREAGSLAQGATLYVNLEPCSHYGRTPPCTEAIIAAGIKRVVASIRDPNPQVNGRGFARLCAAGIEVLTDVLPVEGTRLNEVFLINQLEQRPFVHLKLATSLDGRIATHTGASQWITGAAARAAGQALRHGYDAIAVGTGTVLADNPQLTDRTGQYRHRPLVRVVFDSARVRLPVTAHVVQTAQVCPTWLVTVASPQRLEDLSRLEQHGVRVFYVEADEHGRPHLPAALNRLFAEGIASLLVEGGSTLAGAFVDARLVDKVTCFLAPRIIGGGGLNAIGGQGATTLEETLNLTDGTIEPVGTDFALTGYASRTMAHLLAAARAAADRHHERTPNTLANHWSPSGVPLDSG
- a CDS encoding NAD(P)/FAD-dependent oxidoreductase, which produces MDVTIIGAGLAGLTAAYTLTRHGFNCEVLEKSRALGGRMATRRHEDTSFDHGAQYFTVKTTAFADFLHEVGVTEAMAPLAAPVVSYPFHDLAAALADASQPEVSAIPGFPHRYVFRSGMTTLAKAIVARIGESRVVRECFVEAIAWDATLRRWSIHTRGDNTTLGGIRSADWVILALPAPQAAQLLARSQPLPAPFTTLQTALEAVTYHPCVTVVWGAPPSTAYPGVGALRATSREAPIGWLAWLDRLAPYRVPDGNSIVIAQFGPDASHSLLDQPEGMVIQVLASALSEYFQIDLPTLRWVNIKQWRYANPAVCLPNPDVATAVADFNLDLCGDYLIGGRVEAAFLSGLAAAERLIHSVRQPSPG
- a CDS encoding hybrid sensor histidine kinase/response regulator; this translates as MSQSLPPSNEPLTDLLVTLSPFTLLQSLSHELRAPLAAILGWTEWFAEGITDAQQQQEGIRHIRSAAGKMLQLLDDYSELARFGEAEGLAPASTDLLETLHRIGHGLELVAQPRQQSLVIEAEEQAPAVTVSPAVRQALWLVLRYALQVLPEAAVVRVHFNAAGQLRVESAQTPDANTKMGGLKLARLLIAREGGALAIEPRDAGMSILIQLPAPGLTTVPTPTTLTSPVGGVDKGSAPATKAKKVLVIDDDENLLKLLGAVVSAAGYCPYLATSGVRGLETARATKPDVVLLDIGMPGMDGFATFNILRAEPELARSKIVALTAYTGAAERERIALHGFDGFIPKPFRREQLIQVLSELSI
- a CDS encoding anthranilate synthase component II gives rise to the protein MTPTIIILDDESSVAFTVAHAIAALGWNPVVCPLSLTDATWLNELAPTHIVLVTGQAPAVSQPVIDMLVAARLGRTPLLGIGQGGLSLGVALGLSVPPERPVSPGLVEVCHDGCLAFGNLKYRFRAWVPRLPRLGSENLPEALEMTAATPTGTLLGFRHRTHPCEGVLFHPESSGTPDGLQWFANVFGVRS
- a CDS encoding protein kinase domain-containing protein, producing the protein MSETIAMIPPPPPSDPLIGRTIAGRFRVISKLGEGGMGAVYKAEQLKVNRLCAIKILSASFAADPDALARFNREAQMSSALNHPHAVTIYDYGDDNGLHYLAMEFVEGETLSSVLRREGPLPLARTLAIARQACAALDAAHRMNIVHRDLKPDNIMLSCRDDGDWVKILDFGIAKMAGDAPQRGQDLTQAGFVVGTPLYMSPEQLAGERLDPRSDIYSLAIIIYQMLTGQLPFAGDNMQSVMVKRLTEDPLPVWKVNPRVAIPPGVEAALMRALQRHRDRRTPTVRDFIGELEAGCAAPGVAAPGATQAQPAAGSTSPFAPGTSPFPGEEAYQTTPSAAPPAATPSPKWGATERAAPLPTVAAGPPPVGGSVRQPDAAAGQVPPPPYPAAPHAYPPPGYPPAQAGFPSAAPAAKSGGGVGMILAVVAFVGVLLLGGGVLGAYFFLWPRDNGQQTRDDTPPRRNGSAQEPPKPSPVEASGSGAPSNAAKEAFASGVQALAQKDYATAERHFRTALDASPGFGKAHLNLGIALYHQRKFDAALDHLAQAARLCDDEACKNFAWNYRGRLHWEQREYTLAEDDFRQAIAHDATDLSSLAFRGFMLRLDGRTAAANELFDQVLARSQDENLKSVVRRCKGAALPPATASDAGIGPGQ
- a CDS encoding 4a-hydroxytetrahydrobiopterin dehydratase, with protein sequence MSRTRPMVLEAAELEKQLGDLPAWQCQSGRLVRTLTFRNFADALDFVNRVGKLAEEANHHPDILLHNWNQVTLTLWTHDAGGLTLLDVNLAHKIDAVAS
- a CDS encoding hydroxysqualene dehydroxylase — its product is MKVIVIGAGLAGLACAVELADNGYEVEVLEKRPVLGGRVSSWLDKDGDWVETAPHVIRGSYKSLIALMERVGIADRIKWKKQQLVYASKGGKISNISFSPSAGPVEILRSMIGSDLLGFGDKLKLLTGLLPAFTGDKNFIENQDVKNFSDWAANLGVNREAIGRFFDPLSRTVSFLRPDEVSARVIIFQMASIAQGFNATRIGFLDGDPCQRLFQPIQAYLEKRGARIRTNTRLARIDFSNDAPRALGLELTNGEYLTADVYVSAMELHALREVLPGQAWSYPFFSRLWQVEEIPVITVQLRFDRQVIALDNAVFAIGTVMSLVVNLSVTSPGYADDVCLIEMIVAPAKDLFHLDDGEIVRLCLDDLTELFPEVAQANLVKSTVVRIPQALYRCEPGAESRRPSQKTPIENFFLCGDFTHHGYTPSMEGATLSGFRAAQMIMDAYGRNLQWHGGTPPS
- a CDS encoding ElyC/SanA/YdcF family protein, producing MTADDAWALQPYQRGEGGCYLEHIREGIRWAAEDGHRWLVFSGGYTHREHPTRSEAESYRQVAEAQGWWHCREVAARTLTETFARDSYENLRFGLWRFYDALGAWPAEVFVVGWAFKQQRFQWHAAALGWPAERFHYIGVNNPPDLAAAQAGESQALRDFLADPHGRQGRLSAKRHARNPFGRQPPAHWQSLLPH
- a CDS encoding TlpA family protein disulfide reductase, with the protein product MSTPTPRYGLTLVLVLGTTLGLACQSTPTDSPSPSSSGAPSKTASSSPAPETARAAPNFSVETFNAGKFDLSAHRGKVVVVNFWATWCPPCVAEMPGFDATYRRLKGDGLEIIGLSVDQEGPKVVKEFLAKRQISYPIGMADSTTAARFGIGNSIPYTVFIDRRGNIRDTVTGGINEGIFERKVKKLLQEPA